One window from the genome of Candidatus Didemnitutus sp. encodes:
- a CDS encoding transglycosylase SLT domain-containing protein: MKILRVLPLLFVAVMAGAQPAQPAPAKPAAPADPEIDLDALYQQGKQLFDDYAPPEIKREFYFPSPQEWDAFATRLQAALDQDDLSALAAYEPEARAALKALQLFPDYADYAEWLEERLDYIQAASLAARQPGYTLPPKPPVLKPGQRPPLATPDVPYFNLWLSRLRTRPAPARAAQLLPVVRAAFAAEGVPADLAWLAEVESTFNPSARSPAGARGLYQFVPATAKSLGLSTWLPDERTDPAKSARAAARYLRTLHGKFGDWPLALAAYNAGEGRVRRLLAAKKANSFAAIAPSLPSETRMYVPKVLATLQVRAGVAPAQLAAPHAG; encoded by the coding sequence ATGAAAATCCTCCGCGTCCTGCCGCTGCTTTTCGTCGCCGTCATGGCCGGCGCGCAACCGGCCCAGCCCGCACCGGCGAAACCTGCCGCGCCGGCGGACCCGGAGATCGACCTCGACGCGCTTTATCAGCAGGGCAAGCAGCTCTTCGACGACTACGCGCCGCCCGAGATCAAGCGGGAGTTCTATTTCCCTTCGCCGCAGGAATGGGACGCCTTCGCCACGCGCCTCCAGGCCGCGCTCGATCAAGACGACCTCTCCGCCCTCGCCGCCTACGAACCCGAGGCGCGCGCCGCGCTGAAGGCGCTGCAACTTTTCCCCGACTACGCGGACTACGCCGAGTGGCTGGAGGAGCGTCTCGACTACATCCAGGCCGCCAGCCTCGCGGCCCGGCAACCGGGTTACACGCTGCCGCCCAAGCCTCCGGTGTTGAAACCCGGCCAGCGCCCGCCGCTCGCGACGCCCGACGTCCCCTATTTCAATCTCTGGCTCTCGCGCCTGCGCACGCGCCCTGCGCCGGCACGCGCGGCGCAGTTGCTGCCCGTCGTGCGCGCGGCCTTCGCCGCCGAGGGCGTGCCGGCCGACCTCGCGTGGCTCGCGGAGGTCGAATCGACCTTCAACCCCTCCGCGCGCAGCCCGGCCGGCGCGCGCGGGCTTTATCAATTCGTGCCCGCCACCGCGAAGAGCCTCGGCCTGAGCACGTGGCTGCCCGACGAGCGCACCGATCCGGCCAAGTCCGCCCGCGCCGCCGCGCGCTACCTGCGCACGCTGCACGGCAAGTTCGGCGACTGGCCGCTCGCCCTCGCCGCCTACAACGCCGGCGAAGGCCGCGTCCGCCGCCTGCTCGCGGCGAAGAAGGCGAACTCCTTCGCCGCCATCGCCCCGAGCCTGCCGTCGGAGACGCGCATGTATGTGCCGAAGGTCCTCGCGACGCTCCAGGTGCGCGCGGGCGTCGCACCCGCGCAACTCGCCGCACCACACGCCGGTTGA
- a CDS encoding response regulator transcription factor: MSDHRIALVTEHGIIRQLLAQMLTTELGLTIVAQAGSVAQAEQLLTAEEALPDLVIVGSTLSDGRGGDVVRRLSPRLPQARWFMLSAREQAPIVREAANLGVQGFVMTRSDLGVFRDGLRRVLAGETYYCPAAARLLAEHVVNESAATSPLTPREREVLRGYARGENTKVIAQRLGMNVKTVQNHLTSLKDKLGMREPAELVRYAMKHGYVDEI, encoded by the coding sequence ATGTCAGATCATCGGATCGCTTTGGTCACCGAGCACGGAATTATCCGCCAATTGCTCGCACAAATGCTGACGACGGAATTAGGCCTGACGATCGTCGCGCAGGCCGGATCCGTCGCCCAAGCAGAGCAATTATTGACGGCGGAGGAGGCGTTGCCGGACCTCGTCATCGTCGGCTCGACGCTTTCCGACGGCCGTGGCGGCGATGTCGTCCGTCGGCTTTCGCCGCGGTTGCCGCAGGCGCGCTGGTTCATGCTTTCCGCGCGTGAGCAGGCGCCGATCGTGCGCGAGGCGGCGAATCTCGGCGTGCAGGGTTTCGTGATGACGCGATCGGATCTGGGCGTGTTCCGCGATGGCCTGCGGCGCGTGCTGGCCGGGGAGACGTATTACTGCCCGGCCGCGGCCCGGCTGCTCGCCGAGCATGTGGTGAACGAGAGCGCCGCGACGAGCCCGCTCACGCCGCGCGAGCGCGAGGTCTTGCGCGGCTACGCCCGCGGCGAGAACACGAAGGTGATCGCGCAGCGGCTCGGCATGAACGTGAAGACGGTCCAAAACCATCTCACCTCGCTGAAGGACAAGCTCGGCATGCGCGAACCCGCGGAGCTCGTCCGCTACGCGATGAAGCACGGCTACGTGGACGAGATTTGA
- the rlmN gene encoding 23S rRNA (adenine(2503)-C(2))-methyltransferase RlmN, translated as MPTLPANFYDFTRDELLALASRGGFPSVHAARLWAYVYLEGVENWSAMTELPARFRAKAEGELVFGRHATAAETHSSDGFTRKYLLELGDGRRIETVLMRYTGRVTACISSQVGCAMGCVFCATGQMGFVRHLTAGEIVAQAMHVDAVLRGIGPDAALAQAGSASPHERHERLRNIVLMGMGEPLHNYDAVMKAIDILRDPNGLALGAKKITLSTVGVVPGILRLAEEKRPFHLAVSLHGATQEERAALVPAAKRWPLDELMDACRAYIAKQQRRIFYEWTLIEGKNDTAESAHAVGRLLQGQLAQVNLIPLNPTTGYDGAPTGREAAKRFQEILASYGLPSTVRQRRGIDIAAGCGQLAVAKK; from the coding sequence ATGCCCACGCTGCCGGCCAATTTCTACGACTTCACGCGCGACGAGCTGCTCGCGCTGGCGTCACGCGGAGGTTTTCCCTCGGTGCATGCGGCGCGGCTGTGGGCCTACGTTTACCTCGAAGGAGTGGAGAACTGGAGCGCGATGACGGAGCTGCCGGCACGCTTCCGCGCGAAGGCGGAGGGCGAGCTGGTCTTCGGCCGCCATGCCACGGCGGCGGAGACGCACAGCAGCGACGGTTTCACGCGCAAATACCTGCTCGAGCTCGGCGATGGCCGGCGCATCGAGACCGTGCTGATGCGCTACACGGGCCGCGTGACGGCGTGCATCAGCTCGCAGGTCGGCTGCGCGATGGGCTGCGTCTTTTGCGCGACCGGGCAAATGGGTTTCGTGCGCCACCTCACGGCCGGCGAGATCGTGGCGCAGGCGATGCATGTCGACGCGGTGTTGCGCGGCATCGGCCCGGACGCCGCGCTCGCGCAGGCCGGGAGCGCTTCGCCGCACGAGCGCCACGAGCGCCTGCGCAACATCGTGCTCATGGGCATGGGCGAGCCGCTGCACAATTACGACGCGGTGATGAAGGCGATCGACATCCTGCGCGATCCCAACGGTCTCGCGCTCGGCGCGAAGAAAATCACGCTCAGCACGGTCGGCGTCGTGCCCGGCATCCTGCGCCTCGCCGAGGAGAAGCGGCCGTTTCACCTCGCGGTGTCACTCCACGGTGCGACGCAGGAAGAGCGCGCGGCGCTGGTGCCGGCGGCGAAGCGCTGGCCGCTCGACGAGTTGATGGACGCGTGCCGCGCCTACATCGCGAAGCAACAGCGGCGCATCTTCTACGAGTGGACCCTGATCGAGGGTAAGAACGACACCGCGGAATCCGCGCACGCTGTCGGGCGGTTGCTGCAAGGTCAGCTCGCGCAGGTGAACCTGATCCCGCTCAACCCGACGACCGGCTACGACGGCGCGCCGACGGGGCGCGAGGCGGCGAAGCGCTTTCAGGAGATCCTCGCAAGCTACGGCCTGCCGAGCACAGTGCGCCAGCGTCGCGGCATCGACATCGCCGCCGGTTGCGGGCAGCTCGCGGTGGCGAAGAAGTAG
- a CDS encoding metallophosphoesterase, protein MRLRIIALLIVLASGIVSRAAEAEALLIVLGDQHSAYDRTAQVVGLVDRLRLKNPDLPVAVLLDGDTMEWGNVIARRSHGAIDFEMMHELASRVPTFLNLGNHEPEFYDVAETVKRVRATGVVPLSNLRERGTGRYFTDFAVRLKLGRVDTVLVGLTTDRLGTFRIAVRPQLDPYDPVVWGRANLPALAKQGPLIVMSHAGLDADRELLKIVPDGTLFAGAHDHLRFVHQQGRSVYFHSGCWNSHASLVWLRRGLGGALLWKVDQVEIGANSPADTPLAAFIAATRKRHVEPDDLAAVGKLPQALPPADAARFVVTALRDAAHVDAAFIGNTTFGAGLPAGPVSHLALDACVRFDGTIFATEIDGVQLREIVARANQTINTPFAERQSGFLVAVAPDGIAPDRRYRIATTDWGARNSVAYFGAALKWQEIPDLKLKPLVIAALPEHAR, encoded by the coding sequence ATGCGTCTCCGCATCATCGCGCTGCTGATCGTTCTCGCCAGCGGCATCGTTTCCCGCGCCGCCGAGGCCGAGGCCTTGCTCATCGTCCTGGGCGATCAGCACTCCGCCTACGACCGCACAGCACAGGTCGTCGGACTCGTGGACCGCTTGCGCCTGAAAAACCCCGACCTCCCCGTCGCCGTCCTGCTCGACGGCGACACGATGGAATGGGGCAACGTCATCGCCCGCCGCTCGCACGGCGCGATCGATTTCGAGATGATGCACGAGCTGGCGAGCCGCGTGCCGACCTTCCTCAACCTCGGCAACCACGAGCCGGAGTTCTACGACGTCGCCGAGACGGTCAAACGCGTGCGCGCCACCGGCGTCGTGCCGCTCAGCAATCTCCGCGAGCGCGGCACCGGCCGCTACTTCACCGATTTCGCCGTGCGCCTGAAACTCGGCCGCGTGGACACCGTGCTCGTCGGCCTCACCACGGACCGCCTCGGCACCTTCCGCATCGCCGTTCGCCCGCAACTCGATCCCTACGACCCGGTCGTCTGGGGCCGCGCCAACCTCCCCGCCCTCGCCAAGCAGGGACCGCTGATCGTGATGAGCCACGCCGGACTCGATGCCGACCGCGAGCTGCTCAAGATCGTGCCCGACGGCACGCTCTTCGCCGGCGCGCACGACCATCTCCGCTTCGTGCACCAACAGGGTCGCTCCGTCTACTTCCACAGCGGCTGCTGGAACAGCCATGCCTCGCTCGTGTGGCTCCGCCGCGGCCTCGGCGGCGCGCTCCTCTGGAAGGTCGATCAGGTCGAGATCGGCGCCAACTCGCCCGCCGACACGCCGCTGGCGGCGTTCATCGCCGCGACGCGCAAACGCCACGTCGAACCCGACGACCTCGCCGCCGTGGGCAAACTCCCGCAAGCGCTCCCGCCCGCCGACGCCGCGCGCTTCGTCGTCACGGCGCTGCGCGACGCCGCGCATGTGGACGCCGCGTTCATCGGCAACACGACTTTCGGCGCCGGCCTGCCCGCCGGGCCGGTATCGCACCTCGCCCTCGATGCCTGCGTCCGCTTCGACGGCACGATCTTCGCCACCGAGATCGACGGCGTGCAGCTGCGCGAAATCGTCGCGCGCGCCAACCAGACGATCAACACGCCCTTCGCGGAGCGGCAGAGCGGCTTTCTCGTCGCGGTCGCGCCGGATGGCATCGCCCCCGACCGCCGTTATCGCATCGCCACGACGGATTGGGGCGCACGCAACTCCGTCGCGTATTTCGGCGCCGCGCTGAAGTGGCAGGAGATCCCGGACCTCAAACTGAAGCCGCTCGTCATCGCGGCCCTGCCGGAGCACGCGCGTTGA
- the miaB gene encoding tRNA (N6-isopentenyl adenosine(37)-C2)-methylthiotransferase MiaB, with the protein MNRVFIKTYGCQMNERDSEAVAAMLRARGYRIVADEDSADVMLLNTCSVRDMAEQKAIGKAGYLAQRKKRNPRFVIGILGCMAQNRGAALLDALPDVDLIVGTQKFHQVPDHLDNLRAAQAAGAVLPTRIVDIAEEAGSQNTIREHVLEDRQVTAFVSIQQGCNMDCAFCIVPKTRGDERSRPMDEIVRECEELADRGVREITLLGQIVTSYGRRDYEHTGGVSPFVQLLERVNAIPGIRRIRFTSPHPRGFKDDLVAAYGRLEKLCEYVHLPMQSGSDRILKLMNRPYSRDRYRQIVDDLRRVRPDMYFSTDIIVGFPGETAEDFEQTRALFEACNYDMAYVFKYSIRTGTPAAELADQVPDEVKEERNQVLLRLLEQNSDRRNATLLGTTQEVLVEGPDKKGVQFMGRTRGNRIVHFPAHERLIGELVPVKINRVSTAVLYGELALAGV; encoded by the coding sequence ATGAACCGCGTTTTCATCAAAACCTACGGCTGCCAGATGAACGAGCGCGACAGCGAGGCTGTCGCGGCGATGCTGCGCGCGCGCGGCTATCGGATCGTGGCGGACGAGGACAGCGCGGACGTCATGCTGCTCAACACCTGCAGCGTGCGCGACATGGCCGAGCAGAAGGCCATCGGCAAAGCCGGCTACCTCGCGCAGCGCAAGAAGCGCAACCCGCGCTTCGTGATCGGCATCCTCGGCTGCATGGCGCAGAACCGCGGCGCCGCGCTGCTCGACGCATTGCCGGACGTCGACCTCATCGTCGGCACGCAGAAGTTCCACCAAGTCCCCGACCACCTCGACAACCTCCGCGCCGCGCAGGCCGCCGGCGCCGTGCTGCCCACGCGCATCGTCGACATCGCCGAAGAGGCCGGTTCGCAGAACACCATCCGCGAGCACGTCCTCGAGGACCGACAGGTCACCGCCTTCGTCTCGATCCAGCAGGGCTGCAACATGGATTGCGCGTTCTGCATCGTGCCGAAAACGCGCGGCGACGAGCGCTCGCGTCCGATGGACGAGATCGTGCGCGAGTGCGAGGAACTCGCCGATCGCGGCGTGCGCGAGATCACGCTCCTCGGCCAGATCGTCACGAGTTACGGCCGGCGCGACTACGAGCACACCGGCGGCGTGAGCCCCTTCGTGCAACTCCTCGAGCGCGTGAACGCCATTCCCGGCATCCGCCGCATCCGCTTCACCTCCCCGCACCCGCGCGGCTTCAAGGACGACCTCGTCGCCGCCTACGGCCGCCTCGAGAAACTCTGCGAATACGTCCACCTCCCGATGCAGTCCGGCAGCGATCGCATCCTGAAGCTGATGAACCGGCCCTACTCGCGCGATCGCTACCGGCAGATCGTCGACGACCTGCGCCGCGTGCGGCCGGACATGTATTTCTCGACGGACATCATCGTCGGTTTTCCCGGCGAGACGGCGGAGGACTTCGAGCAGACGCGCGCGCTCTTCGAGGCCTGCAACTACGACATGGCCTACGTCTTCAAATACTCGATCCGCACCGGCACGCCCGCCGCCGAGCTGGCCGACCAGGTGCCCGACGAGGTGAAGGAGGAGCGAAACCAAGTCCTGTTGCGCCTGCTCGAGCAGAATTCCGACCGCCGCAACGCCACGCTGCTCGGCACGACACAGGAAGTGCTGGTCGAAGGTCCGGACAAGAAGGGCGTGCAATTCATGGGCCGCACGCGCGGCAACCGCATCGTGCACTTCCCGGCGCACGAACGCCTGATCGGCGAGCTGGTCCCGGTGAAGATCAACCGCGTCTCCACCGCCGTGCTCTACGGCGAGCTGGCGCTCGCCGGGGTTTAA